The following are encoded in a window of Anopheles stephensi strain Indian chromosome X, UCI_ANSTEP_V1.0, whole genome shotgun sequence genomic DNA:
- the LOC118517315 gene encoding splicing factor 3B subunit 1-like — translation MENNVRTHEDIESHIRDLQAKKKELNAEATKDQGVGLGDRGYFDSDFYDGGDTNSKYEGYVTSIAPNDDIDDEEDDGMPIGRNNRPMGYTAPTELLNEMGQGEDYDPFAERRKSTVAEKEDEYRQKRRRLVISPERADPFADGGKTPDVGSRSYTEIMREQILKGEEAELRKKIQEKAKDGSLKISMTISSAKPAPVEAKKRGRWDQAVDVQFVTPKKVAVPATPTWDTEKTPADHRWDETPGHKGSETPGATPNVRIWDATPAHISGAATTPGRETPAEKSTRRNRWDETPKTERETPGHLWAETPRTDRVSGDGLLLDATTPASKRRSRWDETPSNAATPSAMTPSIAMTPTPHGTSTPSHATPLLTPGGTTPVGHKAMAMATPTPGHLASMTPEQLQAYRWEKEIDERNRPFTDDELDVMFPPGYKILPPPAGYIPIRTPSRKLTATPTPIAGTPAAFFIQTEDKTAQKFVDNQPKGNLPFMKPEDAQYFDKLLVEVDEESLSPEEQKERKIMKLLLKIKNGTPPMRKAALRQITDKSREFGAGPLFNQILPLLMSPSLEDQERHLLVKVIDRILYKLDDLVRPYVHKILVVIEPLLIDEDYYARVEGREIISNLAKAAGLATMISTMRPDIDNIDEYVRNTTARAFAVVASALGIPSLLPFLKAVCKSKKSWQARHTGIKIVQQIAILMGCAILPHLKSLVEIIEHGLVDEQQKVRTITALALAALAEAATPYGIESFDSVLKPLWKGIRTHRGKGLAAFLKAIGYLIPLMDAEYANYYTREVMLILIREFQSPDEEMKKIVLKVVKQCCATDGVEAQYIKEEILPHFFKHFWNHRMALDRRNYRQLVDTTVEIASKVGASEIVNRVVDDLKDENEQYRKMVMETIEKILANLGAADIDSRLEEQLIDGILYAFQEQTTEDVVMLNGFGTIVNQLSKRVKPYLPQICGTILWRLNNKSAKVRQQAADLISRIAVVMKTCQEEKLMGHLGVVLYEYLGEEYPEVLGSILGALKAIVNVIGMTKMTPPIKDLLPRLTPILKNRHEKVQENCIDLVGRIADRGPEYVSAREWMRICFELLELLKAHKKAIRRATVNTFGYIAKAIGPHDVLATLLNNLKVQERQNRVCTTVAIAIVAETCRPFTVLPALMNEYRVPELNVQNGVLKSLSFLFEYIGEMGKDYIYAVCPLLEDALMDRDLVHRQTACAAIKHMSLGVYGFGCEDALVHLLNYVWPNIFETSPHLVQAFMDAVEGLRVALGPIKILQYTLQGLFHPSRKVRDVYWKIYNSLYIGAQDALIAGYPRITNDPKNQYVRYELEYNL, via the exons atggaaaataatgtaAGAACTCATGAAG ACATAGAGTCTCATATCCGAGATTTGCAGGCCAAAAAGAAGGAGCTAAACGCCGAAGCGACAAAGGATCAGGGCGTAGGATTGGGTGACCGTGGGTACTTCGATAGCGATTTTTACGATGGCGGTGATACGAACAGCAAATATGAAGGATACGTTACCTCGATCGCGCCCAACGACGATATTGATGATGAGGAGGATGATGGTATGCCCATCGGTCGGAACAACCGGCCGATGGGTTACACGGCACCAACGGAACTGCTGAACGAAATGGGCCAG GGTGAGGATTACGATCCATTTGCGGAGCGACGTAAATCGACGGTGGCAGAAAAGGAGGATGAATATCGCCAAAAACGTAGAAGATTAGTCATTTCCCCAGAGCGAGCGGATCCGTTTGCCGATG GAGGCAAAACTCCGGATGTTGGTTCACGTTCGTATACGGAAATTATGCGCGAGCAAATACTGAAAGGCGAAGAAGCAGAG CTACGCAAAAAAATCCAAGAAAAGGCGAAGGACGGATCGCTAAAGATTAGTATGACCATCTCATCCGCGAAACCAGCCCCGGTCGAGGCGAAGAAGCGTGGCCGTTGGGATCAGGCAGTCGATGTGCAGTTTGTGACACCAAAAAAGGTTGCCGTACCAGCGACTCCGACATGGGATACTGAG AAAACTCCAGCTGACCATCGCTGGGACGAAACACCTGGGCACAAGGGGAGTGAAACACCCGGAGCAACGCCAAACGTGCGCATCTGGGACGCAACACCGGCCCACATATCCGGTGCGGCTACCACACCGGGTCGCGAAACGCCCGCGGAAAAGTCGACTCGTCGCAACCGCTGGGACGAAACGCCGAAAACTGAGCGTGAAACACCCGGCCACTTGTGGGCCGAAACACCTCGTACCGATCGCGTCTCCGGTGATGGTTTGTTACTGGACGCTACCACGCCCGCTTCAAAGCGCCGTTCTCGCTGGGACGAGACACCGTCCAATGCCGCCACCCCGTCTGCCATGACACCGTCTATCGCAATGACACCCACGCCGCACGGCACGTCGACACCGAGTCATGCCACTCCACTACTCACACCGGGCGGAACAACACCGGTCGGACACAAGGCGATGGCGATGGCAACGCCAACACCAGGCCATCTCGCGTCCATGACACCTGAACAGCTGCAGGCATACCGTTGGGAAAAGGAGATCGACGAACGTAACCGACCTTTCACGGATGACGAGCTGGACGTTATGTTCCCGCCCGGTTATAAGATACTCCCGCCGCCGGCCGGCTACATTCCGATTCGAACGCCGTCCCGTAAGCTGACCGCAACACCGACCCCGATCGCCGGCACACCGGCTGCCTTCTTTATCCAGACCGAGGACAAAACGGCACAAAAGTTCGTGGACAATCAGCCGAAGGGCAATCTGCCGTTCATGAAGCCGGAGGATGCGCAGTACTTCGACAAACTGCTGGTCGAGGTGGACGAAGAGTCGCTGAGTCCGGAGGAGCAGAAGGAGCGTAAAATTATGAAACTGCTGCTAAAGATCAAGAACGGCACGCCACCGATGCGTAAAGCGGCTCTCCGACAGATTACAGACAAATCGCGAGAGTTTGGTGCAGGCCCACTGTTTAACCAGATTTTACCGCTGCTGATGAGTCCGTCGCTTGAGGATCAGGAGCGGCATTTGTTGGTGAAAGTGATCGATCGCATCCTGTACAAGCTAGACGATTTGGTCCGTCCGTACGTGCACAAGATTTTGGTCGTAATCGAACCACTGCTGATCGACGAAGATTACTACGCGCGCGTGGAAGGTCGCGAAATTATTTCCAATCTGGCGAAGGCGGCTGGTTTAGCGACGATGATCTCAACAATGCGTCCCGACATCGACAACATCGATGAGTACGTGCGGAATACGACGGCACGAGCATTTGCAGTTGTTGCATCCGCGCTTGGCATTCCGTCGCTACTGCCATTCTTGAAGGCAGTCTGCAAGAGCAAGAAATCGTGGCAAGCGCGCCACACGGGCATCAAGATCGTGCAGCAAATCGCGATTCTGATGGGTTGTGCCATCCTGCCTCATCTGAAATCGCTGGTCGAAATTATCGAGCACGGGCTTGTGGATGAGCAGCAAAAGGTGCGCACCATAACAGCACTTGCGCTGGCCGCTCTGGCCGAGGCAGCGACACCGTACGGCATCGAATCGTTCGACTCGGTGCTGAAGCCACTGTGGAAAGGCATTCGGACACATCGGGGCAAGGGTTTGGCCGCGTTCCTGAAGGCGATCGGCTATCTTATTCCGCTGATGGATGCTGAGTACGCGAACTATTACACTCGCGAGGTGATGCTAATTTTAATCCGCGAGTTCCAGTCGCCGGACGAGGAGATGAAGAAAATTGTGCTGAAGGTGGTGAAGCAGTGCTGCGCGACGGATGGTGTGGAGGCGCAGTACATCAAGGAAGAGATATTGCCTcactttttcaaacatttctggAACCATCGGATGGCACTGGATCGGCGCAACTATCGCCAGCTGGTCGACACGACGGTCGAGATCGCGAGCAAGGTCGGTGCGTCGGAGATTGTTAACCGTGTGGTAGATGATCTTAAGGATGAGAACGAGCAGTACCGCAAGATGGTGATGGAAACAATTGAGAAAATTTTGGCGAACCTCGGCGCAGCCGACATCGATTCACGGCTGGAGGAGCAACTGATCGATGGTATACTGTACGCATTCCAGGAGCAAACGACCGAGGACGTAGTGATGCTAAATGGGTTTGGCACGATCGTTAATCAGTTGAGCAAGCGCGTAAAGCCGTACCTGCCGCAGATCTGTGGCACAATCCTTTGGCGGTTGAACAACAAGTCGGCCAAGGTACGGCAGCAGGCTGCCGATCTGATCTCGCGCATTGCGGTCGTGATGAAGACGTGCCAAGAGGAGAAGTTGATGGGTCACCTCGGAGTGGTACTGTACGAGTACCTTGGCGAAGAGTACCCTGAGGTGCTAGGGTCAATATTGGGCGCTCTCAAAGCGATTGTCAACGTGATTGGCATGACAAAGATGACGCCCCCAATCAAAGATCTGCTGCCCCGGCTGACGCCCATCCTGAAAAATCGACACGAGAAGGTACAGGAGAACTGTATTGATCTGGTCGGCCGTATTGCGGACCGTGGTCCGGAGTATGTGTCGGCCCGTGAATGGATGCGTATCTGTTTCGAGCTGCTCGAATTGCTGAAAGCGCATAAAAAAGCGATCCGACGTGCAACCGTTAACACCTTCGGGTACATAGCGAAAGCAATCGGTCCACATGACGTGCTGGCGACGTTGCTCAACAATCTGAAGGTACAGGAGCGCCAGAATCGCGTCTGCACGACGGTCGCGATCGCAATCGTGGCGGAAACATGCCGTCCGTTCACTGTGCTTCCCGCGCTCATGAACGAGTACCGTGTGCCGGAGCTAAATGTGCAGAACGGTGTGCTCAAATCGCTGTCCTTCCTGTTCGAGTACATTGGCGAGATGGGCAAGGACTACATCTACgccgtctgcccgctgctcgaGGACGCACTAATGGATCGCGATCTGGTCCACCGGCAGACGGCTTGTGCCGCGATCAAACACATGTCGCTCGGTGTTTACGGTTTCGGGTGCGAGGATGCGCTCGTCCATCTACTTAACTACGTGTGGCCGAATATCTTCGAAACGTCGCCCCATCTGGTGCAGGCGTTCATGGATGCGGTCGAAGGACTGCGAGTAGCGCTGGGGCCGATCAAGATACTGCAGTACACTCTGCAGGGACTGTTCCATCCGTCGCGGAAGGTGCGCGATGTgtattggaaaatttataactCGCTGTACATTGGCGCCCAGGATGCGTTGATTGCAGGCTATCCGCGTATCACGAACGATCCCAAAAATCAGTACGTTAGATACGAGCTGGAGTACAATCTATAA
- the LOC118517219 gene encoding uncharacterized protein LOC118517219 has product MPLESSDDRIEEQSFPDVGTPHKAKEMDRRHKRNEDLARFILSRSSLYLHRINKAVSETAARYRLQEIAQAIFASLQQYPILALAVAIAIFTFTLPFLVFIFFTMTTAVMAFTGFVLIEGALIMAASVMLVSLLIGVFLVMAILGLMFLIGYLGISRAYECVTRFKVDDLREYLRDH; this is encoded by the exons ATGCCTCTGGAATCCTCCGACGATAGAATTGAAGAGCAA AGCTTCCCTGACGTTGGTACACCGCATAAAGCAAAGGAAATGGACAGGCGTCACAAAAGAAACGAAGATTTGGCCCGCTTTATACTGTCCCGGTCTTCGCTGTACC TGCATCGCATCAACAAGGCAGTATCGGAAACTGCCGCTCGGTACCGACTGCAGGAAATTGCTCAAGCCATTTTCGCCAGCCTACAGCAGTACCCGATCCTGGCGTTGGCGGTAGCCATTGCGATATTCACGTTCACGCTGCCGTTCTTGGTGTTTATCTTCTTCACAATGACCACAGCGGTGATGGCCTTTACCGGGTTTGTCCTGATAGAGGGCGCACTCATAATGGCTGCCTCGGTAATGCTAGTAAGTTTGCTCATTGGCGTATTTTTAGTTATGGCCATCTTGGGGCTTATGTTTTTAATCGGGTATTTAGGCATATCCCGCGCTTACGAATGTGTAACTCGATTTAAGGTAGATGATTTACGTGAATATTTGCGGGACCATTAG
- the LOC118517356 gene encoding protein VAC14 homolog isoform X1, which produces MENAFAPISEACVKALSDKTYDKRKVAALEIEKMVTDFKSKKNMPQIKRIIDVLSRDFVRSNDSNKKKGGLIALAATSIALGKDTEKFIEDIVNPIMNCLIDNDNRVRFFASESLYNVVKVARGAVLPFFPSVFNALSRLVTDPDQSIKNGSEILDRLLKDIVIESSQTFDLDAFIPLVRERIMVKSSFARQFIISWISVLNAVPEINMVMFLPEILHGLFQILEDPLPEIQRMCESLLAQFLKIIKMNPSAADIPKMTNVLIVQAQSSNPLIQFYAISWIKEFVQLSGGEILSFSSGIFTAILPCLAFESDAKKNIKDCANAVNLNLLELISNGEDKQKNLSYLDLNSVMEVLRQYLVHSPVPTKIAVLKWVHHLFTEVHDEMSEHANKLFPVLLRDCLSDSSDEVVLQAIVVLAEIVNSATVKGNDFDQTQYRQFLVELLNLFSENNTFLEKRGTLIIRQLCRLLNAEYIYRTFAEILLEERINLKIASTMVRTLNMILLTTSDLFDLRNMLHDIRNEKSASLFECLYRCWAHCPVSTLSLCLLAQCYQHVSEIVTLFADIEITVDFLVEIDKMVQLIESPIFASLRLALISHSNDNADAQHLSRALYGILMLLPQTEAFHLLNNRLKCVPNYWSQPNKISSKSTNESQCNIKFDELFIYFKHIQDLHHQKRVEKRKKNQF; this is translated from the exons ATGGAAAATGCATTTGCACCTATTAGTGAGGCGTGCGTTAAGGCCCTCAGCGACAAAACATACGATAAACGAAAAGTGGCAGCACTGGAGATAGAGAA GATGGTGACTGACTTTAAGTCGAAAAAGAATATGCCACAAATCAAACGCATTATCGATGTGCTGAGCCGGGATTTTGTGCGATCGAACGactcaaacaaaaagaaaggagGACTGATAGCGCTTGCGGCGACCAGTATCGCGCTCGGCAAGGACACGGAAAAGTTCATCGAGGACATTGTCAATCCCATCATGAACTGTCTGATCGATAACGATAATAGGGTACGGTTTTTCGCCAGCGAATCACTTTACAATGTGGTGAAGGTAGCCCGTGGTGCCGTCCTGCCGTTCTTCCCGAGCGTGTTCAACGCCCTCAGTCGGCTTGTAACGGATCCGGATCAAAGCATCAAGAATGGTAGCGAAATTTTGGATCGTTTGCTGAAGGACATTGTGATCGAATCGTCGCAAACGTTCGATCTGGACGCGTTTATTCCGCTGGTGCGGGAGCGCATTATGGTAAAGAGCTCGTTCGCCCGTCAGTTCATCATATCGTGGATTTCCGTGCTGAATGCTGTGCCCGAGATAAACATGGTCATGTTCCTGCCGGAAATATTGCACGGTTTGTTTCAGATTCTGGAGGACCCACTGCCCGAAATTCAGCGCATGTGCGAGTCACTATTAGCGCAGTTTCTGAAGATAATCAAGATGAACCCGAGCGCTGCGGACATTCCGAAGATGACGAACGTGCTAATTGTGCAGGCCCAGTCCAGTAATCCGCTGATACAATTCTATGCAATCTCGTGGATCAAGGAGTTTGTACAGCTGTCCGGGGGTGAGATACTGAGCTTCTCGAGCGGCATATTCACTGCCATCCTGCCCTGTCTAGCATTTGAAAGTGACGCGAAAAAGAACATTAAGGATTGTGCCAACGCGGTAAACCTGAACCTGCTCGAACTTATATCGAACGGTGAGGATAAGCAGAAGAATCTCAGCTATCTTGATCTGAACTCGGTGATGGAGGTTCTGCGCCAGTATCTCGTCCACAGTCCCGTTCCGACGAAGATTGCCGTGCTGAAGTGGGTGCACCATCTGTTTACCGAAGTGCACGACGAAATGTCGGAACATGCGAACAAGTTGTTCCCGGTGCTATTGCGCGATTGTCTGTCGGACAGCTCGGACGAGGTGGTACTGCAGGCGATCGTTGTGCTGGCAGAAATTGTCAATTCTGCCACGGTCAAGGGTAACGATTTCGATCAAACTCAGTATCGACAGTTTCTGGTGGAGCTGTTAAACCTCTTCAGCGAAAACAACACATTCCTCGAGAAGCGTGGCACATTGATTATAAGACAGCTGTGCCGGTTGCTGAACGCGGAATACATCTACCGTACATTTGCGGAAATTTTGTTAGAGGAGCGGATCAATCTCAAAATTGCTTCGACCATGGTACGTACGCTGAACATGATACTGCTCACGACATCTGATTTGTTCGACCTGCGCAACATGCTGCACGATATACGAAATGAG AAATCTGCCTCATTATTTGAGTGCCTTTATCGATGCTGGGCCCACTGTCCTGTTTCGACACTTTCACTCTGTCTACTGGCACAGTGCTATCAACACGTATCGGAGATTGTCACGTTATT TGCCGACATTGAAATAACCGTAGACTTTTTGGTGGAAATCGATAAGATGGTTCAGCTGATTGAATCGCCGATATTTGCCT CTTTACGTTTGGCACTAATTTCCCATTCGAACGATAATGCTGATGCTCAACATCTGTCTCGGGCATTGTACGGGATCCTGATGCTGCTACCACAAACTGAAGCTTTTCATTTGTTGAACAATCGCTTAAAGTGTGTGCCTAACTATTGGAGTCAACCGAACAAGAT CAGTTCCAAATCAACGAACGAAAGCCAGTGCAACATAAAGTTTGACGAACTGTTCATTTACTTTAAGCACATACAAGATCTTCATCATCAAAAGCGCGtcgaaaagcgaaagaaaaatcagTTCTAA
- the LOC118517367 gene encoding septin-4, with translation MEERDYIGFATLAEQVHRKSVKRGFEFTMMVCGETGLGKSTLINTLFLTELYGQRTIPLVEERIEKTTRIEKKTLDIEEKGVKLRLTIVDTPGFGDSVNCEDSWRVCITYIEEQFRQYFTDESGLNRRNIQDNRVHCLLYFVPPYGRSLRQLDIDLLRRIHKKVNIILVIGKADTLTPKEVKSLKARILEDVETHGIQIYRLPECDSDEDEAFKKQDRELKASLPFAVVGSNLVMEVASRKIRCRQYPWGVVDVENPEYSDVGKLRTMLISTHMQDLKDTTRDIHYENYRAQCISQISQHALRERNKLKHESTASNQELTEAERLLLLQKDEEIRRMRDMLAEMQEKLDTTATGESVVNV, from the exons ATGGAAG AGCGTGATTACATCGGATTCGCCACACTGGCGGAACAGGTGCACCGCAAATCGGTGAAGCGTGGTTTCGAGTTTACGATGATGGTGTGCGGCGAAACCGGGCTCGGCAAATCGACGCTCATCAACACACTCTTCCTGACCGAGCTGTACGGCCAGCGCACCATACCACTGGTCGAGGAGCGCATCGAGAAGACGACCCGCATCGAGAAGAAGACGCTCGACATCGAGGAGAAGGGCGTGAAGCTGCGATTGACGATCGTGGACACGCCCGGGTTTGGCGATTCGGTCAACTGCGAGGACAGCTGGCGCGTCTGCATCACCTACATTGAGGAGCAGTTCCGCCAGTACTTTACCGACGAGAGCGGCCTCAACCGGCGCAACATACAGGACAATCGGGTGCACTGTTTGCTGTACTTTGTGCCACCTTACGGGCGCAG tTTGCGCCAGCTGGACATCGACCTGTTGCGCCGAATCCACAAGAAGGTTAACATCATTCTGGTGATCGGGAAGGCCGACACGCTCACGCCGAAGGAGGTGAAGTCACTGAAGGCCCGCATCCTGGAGGATGTAGAGACACACGGTATCCAGATTTATCGCTTGCCCGAGTGTGACTCGGACGAGGACGAAGCGTTCAAGAAGCAGGATCGCGAACTGAAGGCGAGCCTACCGTTCGCGGTGGTGGGCAGTAATCTGGTGATGGAGGTCGCTAGTCGCAAGATCCGATGCCGTCAGTACCCTTGGGGTGTAGTGGATG TCGAAAATCCCGAGTACAGCGATGTGGGGAAGCTGCGCACGATGCTCATCTCGACGCACATGCAGGACCTTAAGGATACGACGCGAGATATTCATTACGAGAACTACCGAGCGCAGTGCATTTCTCAGATATCGCAGCACGCACTACGTGAGCGGAACAAGCTCAAGCACGAATCGACCGCCTCCAACCAAGAACTGACCGAAGCGGaacgtttgctgctgttgcagaaGGACGAAGAG ATCCGCCGCATGCGAGATATGCTGGCCGAGATGCAGGAAAAGTTGGACACTACCGCTACCGGCGAATCGGTTGTTAACGTTTAG
- the LOC118517382 gene encoding transmembrane protein 41 homolog, translating to MAPDAIGTALYSDNNNQHEKLQQSPGMMNGSPKTEKSRLVPNGSVPHATTKPHPADEDRSARQSLIILAAIFFTSLFAMLYVYAMFPELEESEKQYLKVPFDIEDAKQLGRVLDRYKDLYTVEVMFGIILVYIFLQTFAIPGSLFLSILSGFLYSFPVALTLVCFCSALGATLCYLLSQLVGRRLVKYYFPERAHHWAAQVDRHRDDLLSYMLFLRMTPFLPNWFINLVAPVIGVPLYPFALGTFLGVAPPSFIAIQAGKTLYKMTSSSDAFSWGSIAMLAAFSVVALVPVIFKRYFKAKID from the exons ATGGCACCGGATGCGATCGGGACGGCACTGTACAGTGACAACAATAATCAGCACGAGAAGCTGCAACAGAGTCCGGGTATGATGAACGGTTcaccgaaaacggaaaaatcGCGCCTGGTTCCAAATGGCAGTGTGCCGCACGCTACCACGAAACCGCATCCGGCGGACGAGGATCGATCTGCTCGACAATCGCTCATCATTCTGGCGGCCATATTCTTCACCAGCCTGTTTGCGATGTTGTATGTGTACGCAATGTTTCCCGAGCTGGAAGA GTCGGAAAAACAATATCTCAAGGTGCCGTTCGATATAGAGGATGCGAAGCAGCTGGGACGGGTGCTCGATCGCTACAAAGATCTGTACACTGTGGAGGTGATGTTTGGCATCATACTGGTGTACATATT TCTTCAAACGTTTGCCATTCCGGGTTCGTTGTTCCTATCGATATTGAGCGGCTTCCTGTACAGTTTCCCGGTCGCCCTCACACTCGTCTGCTTCTGTTCGGCGCTCGGAGCGACCCTGTGCTATCTACTGTCGCAGCTGGTTGGCCGGCGGCTGGTAAAGTACTACTTTCCCGAGCGGGCCCACCACTGGGCAGCTCAGGTCGACCGGCACCGTGACGATCTGCTTAGCTACATGCTGTTCCTGCGCATGACACCGTTCCTACCGAACTGGTTCATCAACCTAGTCGCGCCGGTGATCGGTGTACCGCTGTACCCGTTCGCGCTCGGCACATTCCTTGGCGTCGCGCCACCCTCCTTCATTGCCATCCAGGCAGGGAAAACGCTGTACAAGATGACCAGCTCGAGCGACGCGTTCAGCTGGGGTTCGATCGCAATGTTGGCCGCGTTCTCTGTCGTAGCGCTCGTGCCGGTTATCTTTAAGCGTTACTTTAAGGCAAAGATTGACTAG
- the LOC118517356 gene encoding protein VAC14 homolog isoform X2, whose translation MENAFAPISEACVKALSDKTYDKRKVAALEIEKMVTDFKSKKNMPQIKRIIDVLSRDFVRSNDSNKKKGGLIALAATSIALGKDTEKFIEDIVNPIMNCLIDNDNRVRFFASESLYNVVKVARGAVLPFFPSVFNALSRLVTDPDQSIKNGSEILDRLLKDIVIESSQTFDLDAFIPLVRERIMVKSSFARQFIISWISVLNAVPEINMVMFLPEILHGLFQILEDPLPEIQRMCESLLAQFLKIIKMNPSAADIPKMTNVLIVQAQSSNPLIQFYAISWIKEFVQLSGGEILSFSSGIFTAILPCLAFESDAKKNIKDCANAVNLNLLELISNGEDKQKNLSYLDLNSVMEVLRQYLVHSPVPTKIAVLKWVHHLFTEVHDEMSEHANKLFPVLLRDCLSDSSDEVVLQAIVVLAEIVNSATVKGNDFDQTQYRQFLVELLNLFSENNTFLEKRGTLIIRQLCRLLNAEYIYRTFAEILLEERINLKIASTMVRTLNMILLTTSDLFDLRNMLHDIRNEKSASLFECLYRCWAHCPVSTLSLCLLAQCYQHVSEIVTLFADIEITVDFLVEIDKMVQLIESPIFASLRLALISHSNDNADAQHLSRALYGILMLLPQTEAFHLLNNRLKCVPNYWSQPNKISKSTNESQCNIKFDELFIYFKHIQDLHHQKRVEKRKKNQF comes from the exons ATGGAAAATGCATTTGCACCTATTAGTGAGGCGTGCGTTAAGGCCCTCAGCGACAAAACATACGATAAACGAAAAGTGGCAGCACTGGAGATAGAGAA GATGGTGACTGACTTTAAGTCGAAAAAGAATATGCCACAAATCAAACGCATTATCGATGTGCTGAGCCGGGATTTTGTGCGATCGAACGactcaaacaaaaagaaaggagGACTGATAGCGCTTGCGGCGACCAGTATCGCGCTCGGCAAGGACACGGAAAAGTTCATCGAGGACATTGTCAATCCCATCATGAACTGTCTGATCGATAACGATAATAGGGTACGGTTTTTCGCCAGCGAATCACTTTACAATGTGGTGAAGGTAGCCCGTGGTGCCGTCCTGCCGTTCTTCCCGAGCGTGTTCAACGCCCTCAGTCGGCTTGTAACGGATCCGGATCAAAGCATCAAGAATGGTAGCGAAATTTTGGATCGTTTGCTGAAGGACATTGTGATCGAATCGTCGCAAACGTTCGATCTGGACGCGTTTATTCCGCTGGTGCGGGAGCGCATTATGGTAAAGAGCTCGTTCGCCCGTCAGTTCATCATATCGTGGATTTCCGTGCTGAATGCTGTGCCCGAGATAAACATGGTCATGTTCCTGCCGGAAATATTGCACGGTTTGTTTCAGATTCTGGAGGACCCACTGCCCGAAATTCAGCGCATGTGCGAGTCACTATTAGCGCAGTTTCTGAAGATAATCAAGATGAACCCGAGCGCTGCGGACATTCCGAAGATGACGAACGTGCTAATTGTGCAGGCCCAGTCCAGTAATCCGCTGATACAATTCTATGCAATCTCGTGGATCAAGGAGTTTGTACAGCTGTCCGGGGGTGAGATACTGAGCTTCTCGAGCGGCATATTCACTGCCATCCTGCCCTGTCTAGCATTTGAAAGTGACGCGAAAAAGAACATTAAGGATTGTGCCAACGCGGTAAACCTGAACCTGCTCGAACTTATATCGAACGGTGAGGATAAGCAGAAGAATCTCAGCTATCTTGATCTGAACTCGGTGATGGAGGTTCTGCGCCAGTATCTCGTCCACAGTCCCGTTCCGACGAAGATTGCCGTGCTGAAGTGGGTGCACCATCTGTTTACCGAAGTGCACGACGAAATGTCGGAACATGCGAACAAGTTGTTCCCGGTGCTATTGCGCGATTGTCTGTCGGACAGCTCGGACGAGGTGGTACTGCAGGCGATCGTTGTGCTGGCAGAAATTGTCAATTCTGCCACGGTCAAGGGTAACGATTTCGATCAAACTCAGTATCGACAGTTTCTGGTGGAGCTGTTAAACCTCTTCAGCGAAAACAACACATTCCTCGAGAAGCGTGGCACATTGATTATAAGACAGCTGTGCCGGTTGCTGAACGCGGAATACATCTACCGTACATTTGCGGAAATTTTGTTAGAGGAGCGGATCAATCTCAAAATTGCTTCGACCATGGTACGTACGCTGAACATGATACTGCTCACGACATCTGATTTGTTCGACCTGCGCAACATGCTGCACGATATACGAAATGAG AAATCTGCCTCATTATTTGAGTGCCTTTATCGATGCTGGGCCCACTGTCCTGTTTCGACACTTTCACTCTGTCTACTGGCACAGTGCTATCAACACGTATCGGAGATTGTCACGTTATT TGCCGACATTGAAATAACCGTAGACTTTTTGGTGGAAATCGATAAGATGGTTCAGCTGATTGAATCGCCGATATTTGCCT CTTTACGTTTGGCACTAATTTCCCATTCGAACGATAATGCTGATGCTCAACATCTGTCTCGGGCATTGTACGGGATCCTGATGCTGCTACCACAAACTGAAGCTTTTCATTTGTTGAACAATCGCTTAAAGTGTGTGCCTAACTATTGGAGTCAACCGAACAAGAT TTCCAAATCAACGAACGAAAGCCAGTGCAACATAAAGTTTGACGAACTGTTCATTTACTTTAAGCACATACAAGATCTTCATCATCAAAAGCGCGtcgaaaagcgaaagaaaaatcagTTCTAA